The window TCTATATTTAATCTATATGTAGTCTAATGTAatctctatgtagtctatatgtagtctgtatgtagtctatatgtagtctatatgtagtcTAATGTAGTCTAATGTAGTCTAATGTAGTCTAATGTAGTCTAATGTCGTCTAATGTCGTCTAATGTCGTCTAATGTCGTCTAATGTCGTCTTATGTAGCCTGTATGTAGTCTGTATGTAATCTATATGTAGTCTAATGtaatctctatgtaatctctatgtagtctatatgtaatctgtatgtagtctatatgtaatctgtatgtagtctatatgtagtctgtatgtaatctctatgtagtctatatgtagtctgtatgtaatctctatgtagtctatatgtagtctgtatgtagtctaCATTAGACTACATTAGTCTgtatgtagtctgtatgtagtctgtatgtagtctaATGTAATCTATATGTAGTCTGTATGTAATCTATATGTAGTCTGTATGTAATCTATATGTAatctctatgtagtctatatgtagtctgtatgtaatctctatgtagtctatatgtagtctgtatgtagtctaCATTAGACTACATTAGTCTgtatgtagtctgtatgtagtctgtatgtagtctgtatgtagtctgtatgtagtctaATGTAatctctatgtagtctatatgtaatctgtatgtagtctgtatgtagtctgtatgtaatctgtatgtagtctatatgtagtctgtatgtagtctgtatgtagtctgtatgtagtctgtatgtagtctaatgtaatctctatgtaatctatatgtagcctgtatgtaatctctatgtagtctatatgtagtctgtatgtaatctctatgtagtctatatgtagtctgtatgtagtctaatgtaatctctatgtaatctatatgtagtctgtatgtaatctctatgtagtctatatgtagtctgtatgtagtctaATGTAATCTTTATGTAATCTATATGTAGTCTGTATGTAatctctatgtagtctatatgtagtctgtatgtaatctctatgtagtctatatgtagtctgtatgtagtctaatgtaatctctatgtaatctatatgtagtctgtatgtagtctgtatgtaatctctatgtagtctatatgtagtctgtatgtagtctgtatgtagtctgtatgtagtctatatgtagtcTATATTACTTATATATTGGAAATCTTCCTCCTCAGACTCAGATGGAGAGTCATATTATATGTCTGTGGATGAGGAGCACCAACCCTCCGTCATAGAGGAACTGACTGACGTACACTTCAAGTTTGAAGTCAAAGCGGTACgaagtgttttaaaaaaaatatatataatactcGATAATGTTCAAATAACCCCATAATCAAAGCAATACATTTTTCTATCGATGACCCCAGTGGGAGTCGAACGCACAACTCTGGTGTTGCTATGCTCTACTAACCgagctacacaggaccactgtctaaagcactatgctacacaggaccactgtctatagcgctatgctacacaggaccactgtctgtctaaagcgctatgctacacaggacctctgtctaaagcgctatgctacacaggaccactgtctgtctaaagcgctatgctacacaggaccactgtctatagcgctatgctacacaggacctctttctaaagcgctatgctacacaggaccactgtctaaagcgctatgctacacaggacctctttctaaagcgctatgctatacaggaccactgtctaaagcactatgctacacaggaccactgtctaaagcgctatgctacacaggaccactgtctaaagcgctatgctacacaggaccactgtctatagcgctatgctacacaggaccactgtctatagcgctatgctacacaggaccactgtctgtagcgctatgctacacaggaccactgtctaaagcgctatgctacacaggaccactgtctaaagcactatgctacacaggaccactgtctaaagcagtatgctacacaggaccactgtctatagcgctatgctacacaggaccactgtctaaagcgctatgctacacaggaccactgtctaaagcgctatgctacacaggaccactgtctgtctaaagcgctatgctacacaggaccactgtctaaagtgctatgctacacaggaccactgtctaaagcgctatgctacacaggaccactgtctaaagcgctatgctacacaggaccactgtctaaagcgctatgctctaccaaccgagctacacaggaccactgtctaaagcgctatgctacacaggaccactgtctaaagcgctatgctacacaggaccactgtctaaagggctatgctacacaggaccactgtctaaagcgctatgctacacaggactactgtctaaagcgctatgctacacaggactactgtctaaagcgctatgctacacaggaccactgtctaaagcgctatgctacacaggactactgtctaaagcgctatgctacacaggaccacacacaggaccactgtctaaagcACTATGCTACACAGGACTACTGTCTAAAGCtctatgctacacaggaccactgtctaaagcgctatgctacacaggaccactgtctaaagcactatgctacacaggaccactgtctaaagcgctatgctacacaggaccactgtctaaagcgctatgctacacaggaccactgtctaaagcgctatgctacacaggaccactgtctaaagcgctatgctacacaggaccactgtctatagcgctatgctacacaggaccactgtctaaagcactatgctacacaggaccacagatccactgtctaaagcgctatgctCTACCAACCCAGCTACACAGGACCACAGATTcactgtctaaagcgctatgctatacaggaccactgtctaaagcactatgctacacaggaccactgtctaaagcgctatgctacacaggaccactgtctaaagcgctatgctacacaggaccactgtctatagcgctatgctacacaggaccactgtctaaagcactatgctacacaggaccacagatccactgtctaaagcgctatgTTCTACCAACCCAGCTACACAGGACCACAGATTcactgtctaaagcgctatgctatacaggaccactgtctaaagcactatgctacacaggaccactgtctaaagcgctatgctacacaggaccactgtctaaagcgctatgctacacaggaccactgtctaaagcgctatgctacacaggaccactgtctaaagcgctatgctacacaggaccactgtctatagcgctatgctacacaggaccactgtctaaagcactatgctacacaggaccacagatacactgtctaaagcgctatgctCTACCAACCCAGCTACACAGGACCACAGATccactgtctaaagcgctatgctatacaggaccactgtctaaagcactatgctacacaggaccacagattcactgtctaaagcgctatgctacacaggaccactgtctaaagcgTTACCATGTTATCGAGGTGTGTTTTTGCTGACGTTCTCCAGGTGCTGTTGGAGTTGACGCGTCAGGCTGACCAGGAGAACACGCTGTTAGCCCTCAGTGTGTCTCAGCTGGGAGCAGAGGGCAAGATGAGAACCTATGACCTCACCATCACCTCCTACCTCCGTAAAGTAGGCCTGGACTACTGTGAGATACGAGGTACCAGTAACTCGAACTAACTAACCCCTGACCTATGACCTCACCCTCACCTCTGTAAAGTAGGCCTGGACTACTGTGAGATACGAGGTACcagtaaccctaactaaccctgacctATGACCTCACCATCACCTCCTACCTCTGTAAAGTAGGCCTGGACTACTGTGAGATACGAGGTACCAGTAACCCTaactaaccaaccctaacccctaacctatgaCCTCACCATCACCTCCTACCTCCGTAAAGTAGGCCTGGACTACTGTGAGATACGAGGTacctgtaaccctaactaactaaCCCTATCCCCTGACCTATGACCTCACCATCACCTCCTACCTCCGTAAAGTAGGCCTGGACTACTGTGAGATACGAGGTACCAGTAACTCGAACTAACTAACCCCTGACCTATGACCTCACCCTCACCTCTGTAAAGTAGGCCTGCACTACTGTGAGATCAGAGGTACAGTAGGACCACGGTAGAGACTGTATCTGGGATTAAGTCCTCCACAGAAATGGTAGTAGCAGCCCATGTAGGATGTAGACTGAGCCGTGGGATGTCTATAAACAGGAAATCGCTATTATTTATGTACATGTCAACGTCCAACTGATTCTAACCCCTCTATAACAGGGATGGGCATCTTCAGACATGATTAGTAATGAATGATGTTCATTTCCAGACTCCAACAACCAGCCTCTGCACCTGATCAGCTCCTCAGACAAACACGGCTCAGACCTGCTCAAAGTGGAGTACACCAAAGTAAGTGGACTTTTACTCACTGGGGTCCTTTTGTCCATTCACTCCTTCTGTTGGTCTCAAAtcgatatctcctctctctctctcgcactctctctctctctcgcactctctctctcgttctctctctttctctctctctctctctctctctcgcactctctctcgctctctctctctctctcgcactctctctcttcgCCTCTTCTCGCATTTCATTTCActttctctcatttctctctctctttctctctctctctctactctctctcgctctctctctctctcgcactctctctctctctctctctctctctctctctctctctctctctctctctctctctctctctctcgcactctctctctctctcctctctctctctctactcactctcatctctctctctctctctctctctctctctcactctctctctctctctctctctctctctctctcgcactctctctctcgcactctctctctctcgctctctctctctcgcaagactctctctctctcgcactctctctctcgcactctctctctctcgctctctctctcgcactctctctctcgcactctctctctctattgcattTTGCCCAAGTTCACAAGCACTATatcttattttattttaaatcccAATATTTGTATCGTTGGTCTCTTTCTATGGAAATCTTATATGAGCTAAGCGGTCGTTTTCCAGAGCAGGAAGTGTTTGTGGGAATTAACGACATCCTATCCCTTCCTACAGGCTGATATCAACGGGCCTAATTTCCAGACAACGTTTGACAACACTGAGCAAAACCTGAAGGTATGTGATATGAATTGGTAGtggttttttcttcttctctttttttctGAGTAACCTAGGTAACCGCTGATTTCTTATTGCGACGGTATTTTGTCCCCCAACACATCTCCTCGTCACCACGTTTTGTTTTGCTCCACAGTATTTGTATAGAGCCAGTTCTATGTTAACCAcagtatagagccagttctaGTTCTATGTTAACCACAGTATTTCTATAGAGCTAGTTCTATGTTAACCACAGTATTTCTATAGAGCCAGTTCTAtgttaaccacaatatttgtatAGAGCCAGTTCTATGTTAACCACAGTATTTGTATAGAGCCAGTTCTATGTTAACCACAGTATTTGTATAGAGCCAGTTCTATGTTAACCACAGTATTTGTATAGAGCCAGTTCTATGTTAACCACAGTATTTGTATAGAGCCAGTTCTATGTTAACCACAGTATTTGTATAGAGCCAGTTCTATGTTAACCACTTCCTCAACGACTCTTTATGGTGCTTTCCAAGAGCAGGAAGCTGCCCTCTCATTGGTTACCCAGCTATAGATCTACAGAGGATGGAGTGAGAGCAGGGTCCTTTCCAGGAAGCTGCCCTCTCGTTGGTTACCCAGCTATACATCTATAGAGGATGGAGTGAGAGCATTTAGAGTGAGAGCAGGGTCCTTAGTCTCAGTTCTAATGAGTCCTCCTAGAATTCAGTCCTTAGTCTCAGTTCTAATGAGTCCTCCTAGAATTCAGTCCTTAGTCTCAGTTCTACTCAGTCCTCCTAGAATTCAGTCCTTAGTCTCAGTTCTAATCAGTCCTCCTAGAATTCAGTCCTTAGTCTCAGTTCTAATCAGTCCTCCTAGAATTCAGTCCTTCGTCTCAGTTCTACTCAGTCCTCCTAGAATTCAGTCCTTAGTCTCAGTTCTACTCAGTCCTCCTAGAATTCAGTCCTTAGTCTCAGTTCTAATCAGTCCTCCTAGAATTCAGTCCTTAGTCTCAGTTCTACTCAGTCCTCCTAGAATTCAGTCCTTAGTCTCAGTTCGACTCAGTCCTCCTAGAATTCAGTCCTTAGTCTCAGTTCTAATCAGCCCTCCTAGAATTCAGTCCTTAGAATCAGTTCTACTCAGTCCTCCTAGAATTCAGTCCTTAGTCTCAGTTCTACTCAGTCCTCCTAGAATTCAGTCCTTAGTCTCAGTTCTAATCAGTCCTCCTAGGATTCAGTCCGTAGTCTCAGTTCTAATCAGTCCTCCTAGGATTCAGTCCTTAGTCTCAGTTCTAATCAGTCCTCCTAGAATTCAGTCCTTCGTCTCAGTTCTACTCAGTCCTCCTAGAATTCAGTCCTTCGTCTCAGTTCTACTCAGTCCTCCTAGAATTCAGTCCTTAGTCTCAGTTCTAATCAGTCCTCCTAGAATTCAGTCCTTAGTCTCAGTTCTAATCAGTCCTCCTAGAATTCAGTCCTTAGTCTCAGTTCTAATCAGTCCTCCTAGAATTCAGTCCTTAGTCTCAGTTCTAATCAGTCCTCCTAGAATTCAGTCCTTAGTCTCAATTATAATCAGTCCTCCTAGGATTCAGTCCTTAGTCTCAGTTCTAATCAGTCCTCCTAGAATTCAGTCCTTCGTCTCAGTTCTAATCAGTCCTCCTAGAATTCAGTCCTTAGTCTCAGTTCTAATCAGTCCTCCTAGAATTCAGTCCTTAGTCTCAGTTCTAATCAGTCCTCCTAGAATTCAGTCCTTAGTCTCAGTTCTAATCAGTCCTCCTAGAATTCAGTCCTTAGTCTCAATTCTAATCAGTCCTCCTAGGATTCAGTCCTTAGTCTCAGTTCTAATCAGTCCTCCTAGAATTCAGTCCTTCGTCTCAGTTCTACTCAGTCCTCCTAGAATTCAGTCCTTAGTCTCAGTTCTAATCAGTCCTCCTAGAATTCGGTCCTTCGTCTCAGTTCTAATCAGTCCTCCTAGGATTCAGTCCTTAGTCTCAGTTCTAATCAGTCCTCCTAGAATTCAGTCCTTGGCGTGTCAAATTGCCGCAGAGGGAATTACACAGTTGGGTTGAAGTTGTTTAAGCTCTGCCTTAAAAAACAAAAATAGAGGTTTTTGAATCAATACTAGTCTTTGTGTTGGCACACGTCTGGTTTTCACTCAGCTATTTCAGAACCAACGTGAGAAAAACAGAAATCCATAATAATCTTAATGACATAGGTTAATCACTTTCCAGTCCTGTTTTACAGCTCCGTTTTAGTGTGGTGGCTGAGAAGGTTACTGGTGTTTTGTTGAGGGCTGAGAAAAGGTTATAGGTGTTTGTCAGAGACCTTAGTCATGCAGCCTTTgccttggacacacacacacacacacacactctctcacatacatacatacatacatacactctctcacatacatacactctctctcccgctctctctcatgGCCTCACACACTGTGCAGTGATCCCTGAATAGACTTGATGATCTTGTTGCCAGGTTGATATCAAGTCATTATGGTATGGATGTTGGATGAAAGGCCACAGGTTTGCTGGATAAAATATATATAGGATATAATTTTCTGAAAAAAACCTATCTTCCTTTGAAAAAATATTAATACACGTCTCACATGATAGGCTcatgttaataaacagttaaAGGAGAGTCATTGTAGTATTAGGATTGTGGGATCAGCCGTATGTCCCCAGTAGGATCCTAGTAGTAGTTAGACCCTAGAGTAGGATCTAGTAGTAGTTAGACCTAGAGTAGGATCTAGTAGTAGTTGGGCTACGGTAGTTCTAGTAGGATCTAGTAGTAGTTAGACCTAGAGTAGGATCTAGTAGTAGTTAGACCCTAGTAGGATCCTAGTAGTAGTTAACTCGGTAGTTCTAGTAGgatctagtagtagtagttagacctAGAGTAGGATCTAGTAGTAGTTAGACCTAGAGTAGGATCTAGTAGTAGTTAGACCTAGAGTAGGATCTAGTAGTAGTTAGACCTAGAGTAGGATCCTAGTAGTAGTTAGACCTAGAGTAGGATCCTAGTAGTAGTAAGACCTAGAGTAGGATCCTAGTAGTAGTTAGACTCGGTAGTTCTAGTAGGATCTAGTAGTAGTTAGACCTAGAGTAGGATCTAGTAGTAGTTAGACCCTAGAGTAGGATCTAGTAGTAGTTAGACTAGGTAGTTCTAGTAGGATCCTGGTAGTAGTTAGACCCTAGAGTAGGATCTGCAGTAGTAGTTAGACCCTAGGTAGGATCTAGTAGTAGTTAGACCCTAGAGTAGGATCTAGTAGTAGTTAGACCTAGTAGGATCCCCCTAGTAGTAGTTAGACCCTAGGTAGGATCCTAGTAGTAGTTAGACCTAGGTAGGATCCTAGTAGTAGTTAGGCTCGGTAGTTGTAGTAGGATCCTAGTAGTAGTTGGGCTCGGTGGGTTGTAGTAGGATCATAGTAGTAGTTAggctgtattgatgtagttctagtgggtaGTTGTAGTAGGATCATAGTAGTATTGATTAGactgatgtagttctagtgggatctagtagtaggtatctgtattgatgtagttctagtgggatctagtagtaggtatctgtattgatgtagttctagtgggatcctagtagtaggtatctgtagtGATGATGTAGTTCTAGTAGGTATCTCTATTGATGtaggatcctagtagtaggtatctgtattgatgtgtagttctagtgggattctagtagtaggtatctgtattgatgtagttctagtaggtatctgtattgatgtagttctagtgggatcctagtagtaggtatctgtattgatgtagttctagtgggatctagtagtaggtatctgtagtgatgtagttctagtgggatcctagtagtaggtatctgtattgatgtagttctagtgggatctagtagtaggtatctgtattgatgtagttctagtgggatctagtagtaggtatctgtagtgatgtagttctagtgggatcctagtagtaggtatctgtattgatgtagttctagtgggatcctagtagtaggtatctgtattgatgtagttctagtgggatccctagtagtaggtatctgtattgatgtagttctagtgggatcctagtagtaggtatctgtattgatgtagttctagtgggatcctagtagtaggtgtctgtattgatgtagttctagtgggatctaTTGTGTAGTtctagtaggtatctgtattgatgtagttctagtgggatctagtagtaggtatctgtattgatgtagttctagtgggatcctagtagtaggtatctgtattgatgtagttctagtgggatctaggtatctgtattgatgtagtatctgtattgatgtagttctagtgggatcctagtagtaggtatctgtattgatgtagttctagtgggattctagtagtaggtatctgtattgatgtagttctagtgggatcctagtagtaggtatctgtattgatgtagttctagtgggatcctagtagtaggtatctgtattgatgtagttctagtgggatcctagtagtaggtatctgtattgatgtagttctagtgggatcctagtagtaggtatctgtagtgatgtagttctagtgggatcctagtagtaggtatctgtattgatgtagttctagtgggatctagtagtaggtatctgtattgatgtagttctagtgggatctagtagtaggtatctgtattgatgtagttctagtaggtatctgtattgatgtagttctagtgggatcctagtagtaggtatctgtattgatgtagttctagtgggattctagtagtaggtatctgtattgatgtagttctagtgggatcctagtagtaggtatctgtattgatgtagttctagtgggatctagtagtaggtatctgtattgatgtagttctagtgggatcctagtagtaggtatctgtattgatgtagttctagtggga is drawn from Oncorhynchus keta strain PuntledgeMale-10-30-2019 unplaced genomic scaffold, Oket_V2 Un_contig_6335_pilon_pilon, whole genome shotgun sequence and contains these coding sequences:
- the LOC127925832 gene encoding intermembrane lipid transfer protein VPS13C-like, producing the protein MSVDEEHQPSVIEELTDVHFKFEVKAVLLELTRQADQENTLLALSVSQLGAEGKMRTYDLTITSYLRKVGLDYCEIRDSNNQPLHLISSSDKHGSDLLKVEYTKADINGPNFQTTFDNTEQNLKVCDMNW